A window from Actinomycetota bacterium encodes these proteins:
- a CDS encoding TetR/AcrR family transcriptional regulator, whose amino-acid sequence MTGQVPRSRTPSADISDSLLQAALDLLEEVGTSGLTVRGVALTARVAPMGVYSRFGSKDGLLEALFTAGFTGLNDEILRATGPTAIYRLLDGCQRYREFALAQPQLYRLMFEQMMALDLSDEALLVAKGSFDCLVTRVADAVVAGELGPGEFAQGDFVEQAQLIWSAMHGAVSLEIANVHFAQDRSASYGAMLVNLFVGMGASRDSLV is encoded by the coding sequence ATGACTGGTCAAGTGCCCCGTTCGCGCACGCCCAGTGCAGATATCTCCGACTCCCTTCTTCAGGCCGCACTTGACCTGCTTGAAGAGGTGGGTACCAGTGGCTTGACTGTGCGGGGGGTGGCCTTGACCGCGCGTGTCGCCCCCATGGGCGTCTACTCGCGCTTTGGCAGCAAGGACGGACTGCTGGAGGCGCTGTTCACGGCAGGATTCACCGGACTCAATGATGAGATCCTGCGGGCAACTGGACCGACCGCGATCTACCGCCTTCTTGATGGATGTCAGCGTTATCGCGAGTTCGCGCTGGCTCAGCCACAGCTCTATCGATTGATGTTCGAGCAGATGATGGCGCTGGATCTCTCTGATGAGGCACTCTTGGTGGCCAAGGGCTCCTTTGACTGTCTGGTCACTCGGGTAGCCGATGCGGTGGTCGCTGGCGAACTCGGGCCGGGGGAGTTCGCGCAGGGTGATTTCGTCGAGCAGGCGCAGTTGATCTGGAGCGCGATGCATGGTGCAGTCAGCCTGGAGATTGCAAATGTGCACTTCGCTCAGGATCGGTCAGCGAGTTATGGCGCGATGCTGGTGAACCTCTTCGTGGGCATGGGAGCGTCAAGGGATTCCTTGGTCTAG
- the mutM gene encoding bifunctional DNA-formamidopyrimidine glycosylase/DNA-(apurinic or apyrimidinic site) lyase has product MPELPEVEVVRRGVAQWATHRVIDRVEVHHPRAVRRQDVELASVVVGRSFSDASRRGKYLWLPIDDADQCLVVHLGMSGQLLIQAASQADERHLRIRFAFADGGPQLRFVDQRTFGSVMSDALVFDSRSGRIPESIRHIARDPLDPDFDDEHFLERLGTKHSEIKRLLLDQTLISGIGNIYADESLWRARIHATRAGSSISRAKARQLLADIRAVMSEALAQGGTSFDSLYVNVNGESGYFSRSLNAYGREGAPCPRCGTPIRRARFMNRSSFYCPRCQRM; this is encoded by the coding sequence ATGCCTGAACTGCCAGAAGTAGAAGTCGTTCGACGCGGGGTGGCCCAGTGGGCTACGCATCGAGTGATTGACCGCGTCGAAGTCCATCATCCGAGGGCTGTCCGCCGTCAGGATGTCGAATTGGCGTCAGTCGTGGTGGGCAGAAGTTTCTCTGATGCGAGTCGACGAGGGAAGTACCTGTGGCTGCCGATCGATGACGCCGATCAATGTCTCGTGGTCCATCTGGGCATGAGCGGCCAGCTGTTGATACAGGCCGCTAGCCAAGCCGATGAGAGACATCTGCGCATCCGTTTTGCCTTTGCTGACGGTGGACCGCAATTGCGCTTTGTGGACCAGCGCACCTTTGGTTCGGTCATGTCTGATGCTCTGGTCTTTGACAGCCGAAGCGGTCGGATACCCGAGTCGATCCGACATATTGCGCGCGATCCGCTGGATCCTGACTTTGACGATGAGCATTTCCTTGAACGGCTGGGTACGAAGCACTCTGAGATCAAAAGGCTCCTGCTCGACCAGACTCTGATCTCAGGAATCGGCAACATCTACGCTGACGAATCCTTATGGCGTGCCCGGATCCACGCTACGCGTGCTGGGTCGAGTATCAGCAGGGCCAAGGCCAGGCAACTGCTGGCTGATATTCGCGCTGTGATGTCGGAAGCGCTGGCGCAAGGTGGCACCAGCTTCGATTCGCTATACGTCAACGTCAATGGCGAGTCGGGCTATTTCAGTCGATCGCTGAATGCCTATGGCCGCGAAGGGGCGCCGTGTCCGCGATGTGGGACGCCCATCCGGCGCGCCCGCTTCATGAATCGCTCAAGCTTCTACTGCCCTCGTTGTCAGAGGATGTGA
- a CDS encoding DHA2 family efflux MFS transporter permease subunit, which produces MSASTRTTRPWLVLAILCLSLLLAVVDNTIVNVALPTLSTELPASTTQLQWIVDVYTLVFAALLLPMGHFGDRFGRRKALLIGLGLFAATSALAASSTTAAQLIGSRALMGVGAALLFPATLAILVNVFTDTKQRAAAIGIWTACTGLAVAIGPVTGGFLLEHFSWGSIFMVNLPVCALAIVLGFVFVPESMDSAIGRMDFPGLVLSIAGVGLLIWSIIEGPSWGWTSPTILAAMLGGISVLVTFVIVESRTAHPLLDIRLFQNMRFSAAAISIMAAFFALFGFIFLITQFFQLIQGYSPLEAGLRTLPFAVATGIMSPIAIVLMHRFGSKLVVAAGLLVMSTGFLMASTVETDSPYFGIVVLSMITMAVGLALTTSPATESIMGALPAEKAGVGSAVNDTTREFGGTLGVAIIGSVFASIYSSQIADSLRDLNIPAAASSAIESSVGAGMSIAAQLPPAIGAQLQAAVQESFISGMSRGSIVAAGIALLGGLVVLRYLPPRSKELEVEYEQSSHPLTTRAVEA; this is translated from the coding sequence ATGAGCGCATCGACTCGCACTACCCGACCTTGGCTGGTCTTGGCCATTCTTTGCCTGAGCCTGCTGCTCGCCGTCGTGGACAACACGATTGTGAATGTCGCGCTACCTACGTTGAGCACTGAGCTCCCCGCAAGCACCACGCAATTGCAGTGGATCGTGGACGTATACACGCTCGTGTTCGCTGCACTGCTGCTGCCAATGGGGCACTTCGGCGATCGCTTCGGACGCAGGAAGGCGCTGCTGATCGGGCTTGGGCTGTTTGCTGCAACTTCAGCGCTTGCAGCAAGCTCGACTACCGCCGCGCAACTCATCGGCAGCCGCGCACTCATGGGAGTCGGTGCGGCCCTGCTGTTTCCGGCAACTCTGGCGATATTGGTCAACGTCTTCACTGACACCAAGCAACGCGCTGCAGCGATCGGCATATGGACGGCGTGCACCGGCCTTGCCGTCGCGATCGGACCGGTCACTGGTGGCTTCCTTCTTGAGCACTTCTCATGGGGATCGATATTCATGGTGAATCTTCCGGTATGTGCGCTGGCCATAGTGCTCGGTTTCGTCTTTGTTCCAGAATCCATGGACAGCGCTATCGGACGAATGGACTTTCCCGGGCTCGTCCTGTCGATCGCAGGTGTGGGTCTGTTGATCTGGTCCATTATTGAAGGGCCATCCTGGGGCTGGACCTCACCGACAATTCTTGCGGCGATGCTCGGCGGTATCTCGGTGCTCGTGACATTCGTGATCGTGGAGAGCCGCACCGCTCACCCATTGCTGGACATCAGGCTCTTCCAGAACATGCGATTCAGTGCCGCAGCAATCTCGATCATGGCCGCTTTCTTCGCGCTGTTCGGCTTCATCTTCCTGATCACCCAGTTCTTCCAGTTGATCCAGGGATACAGCCCACTCGAGGCTGGGCTTCGCACTTTGCCCTTTGCCGTAGCTACCGGGATCATGTCGCCAATCGCGATCGTCCTGATGCATCGCTTCGGATCAAAACTTGTGGTCGCCGCCGGCTTGCTCGTGATGTCCACAGGATTCCTCATGGCCTCCACAGTGGAGACGGACAGCCCATACTTCGGCATCGTCGTGCTGTCGATGATCACCATGGCTGTGGGTCTGGCGCTGACCACGAGTCCGGCAACAGAGTCCATCATGGGAGCCCTCCCTGCTGAAAAGGCTGGCGTGGGCTCGGCTGTCAATGACACCACTCGTGAATTCGGCGGAACTTTGGGCGTAGCGATCATCGGTTCGGTATTCGCCAGCATCTACAGCTCACAGATCGCCGATTCGCTCAGGGACTTGAACATCCCTGCTGCCGCCAGCTCGGCAATTGAGTCATCTGTCGGTGCCGGCATGAGCATCGCCGCACAACTGCCCCCAGCGATTGGCGCGCAATTGCAGGCGGCGGTTCAGGAATCCTTCATCAGCGGAATGTCGCGTGGATCCATCGTGGCCGCCGGGATCGCCTTGCTTGGGGGTCTGGTCGTGCTGCGCTACCTGCCTCCTCGCTCCAAGGAATTGGAGGTTGAATATGAGCAGTCCTCACATCCTCTGACAACGAGGGCAGTAGAAGCTTGA
- a CDS encoding YceD family protein, translating into MNSLDPRSALVLDTHALGLQRRPGSMITVNRSAPAPGDMGIALARVLPDSPIEFALRLESVMEGVLVSGDAELQVSAECARCLEPLTWEEAVDISELFAYPATDSRGAIVEEPEDDQDPLPSLEGDLINLEPTLRDSVVLALPMAPLCREDCAGLCSECGVRLDDHPGHEHQIVDPRWAALAELAKLEPGKATAEALPEQRNS; encoded by the coding sequence GTGAACAGCCTCGATCCACGAAGTGCGCTCGTGCTCGACACGCACGCGCTGGGCCTGCAACGCAGGCCAGGATCAATGATCACAGTGAACCGGTCGGCGCCAGCACCAGGTGATATGGGCATCGCTTTGGCCAGAGTCCTTCCCGACTCACCGATTGAGTTTGCACTTCGACTCGAGTCAGTGATGGAAGGGGTGCTGGTCAGTGGGGATGCGGAACTACAGGTCAGCGCGGAATGTGCGCGTTGCCTGGAGCCGTTGACCTGGGAGGAAGCGGTCGACATCAGCGAGCTGTTCGCCTATCCCGCCACGGATTCTCGTGGGGCGATTGTCGAGGAGCCTGAGGATGACCAGGACCCGCTGCCGTCTCTCGAGGGCGATCTCATCAATCTCGAGCCGACATTGCGGGACTCTGTAGTGCTGGCGCTGCCCATGGCGCCCTTGTGTCGGGAGGATTGTGCGGGTCTTTGCTCCGAATGTGGAGTTCGGCTCGATGATCACCCAGGTCACGAGCATCAGATCGTTGACCCGCGCTGGGCGGCCTTGGCCGAACTCGCGAAACTAGAACCGGGCAAGGCGACCGCCGAAGCCCTGCCCGAACAACGCAATAGCTGA
- a CDS encoding phosphate acyltransferase PlsX, with protein MTTVALDLLGGDGAPGVVADAAATLLSGAGHQGLRLVLVGPVDVARKQLVARGVDLDRVTLLPAPCGVSMDSHPLEVVRADAQREEAETTVVVAARAVRDDIADAWVSVGHTGASVAAAVLTLGRISGMQKPALAVVVPALARPVVLLDVGATTSASVAALTQFAFAGAAFARAVGVESPAIGLLTIGSESGKGDELRIEADAALESELGAAGLNYVGPVEGFDITRGSIAQVIVTDGFTGNVVLKSIEGAAAWSAHRIGQAYGDPGPARGVVRRAASGSFAGGLVLGVEGVTVVGHGAGTAAQVIGCVELAQRAVEQDLVGNVRAALAGQP; from the coding sequence ATGACCACGGTTGCCCTCGACTTGCTCGGGGGAGACGGGGCGCCGGGAGTTGTCGCTGATGCGGCGGCCACCTTGTTATCGGGGGCCGGGCATCAGGGCCTCCGGCTGGTTCTCGTTGGTCCCGTCGATGTCGCTCGCAAGCAGCTCGTAGCGCGCGGTGTCGATCTTGATCGTGTCACTTTGCTCCCAGCGCCGTGCGGGGTGTCCATGGACTCCCACCCATTGGAAGTCGTTCGTGCCGACGCCCAGCGCGAAGAAGCCGAGACGACCGTCGTCGTGGCGGCACGGGCGGTCCGTGACGACATCGCGGATGCCTGGGTATCTGTTGGCCACACAGGTGCTTCTGTTGCTGCGGCCGTATTGACCTTGGGGCGTATCAGCGGCATGCAGAAGCCAGCACTGGCCGTTGTCGTTCCCGCCTTGGCTCGACCCGTCGTCTTGCTCGATGTGGGGGCCACCACGAGCGCATCAGTTGCCGCGCTCACTCAGTTCGCCTTCGCGGGTGCAGCTTTTGCTCGCGCTGTTGGGGTTGAGTCCCCAGCTATCGGATTGCTGACGATCGGCTCTGAATCGGGCAAGGGCGATGAGCTGCGCATCGAGGCTGATGCAGCATTGGAGTCAGAACTTGGGGCTGCCGGGCTGAATTACGTTGGCCCTGTCGAGGGCTTTGACATCACCAGGGGCTCGATCGCCCAAGTCATCGTGACTGATGGCTTCACTGGAAACGTGGTGTTGAAGAGCATTGAAGGTGCTGCAGCCTGGTCCGCTCATCGCATCGGGCAGGCCTATGGCGATCCAGGGCCGGCCCGAGGCGTTGTTCGGCGAGCGGCGTCCGGATCCTTCGCCGGCGGATTGGTGTTAGGCGTGGAGGGAGTGACGGTGGTCGGGCACGGCGCAGGTACGGCGGCACAGGTCATCGGCTGCGTTGAGCTGGCTCAGCGAGCAGTTGAGCAGGATCTGGTTGGGAATGTGCGGGCGGCCTTGGCAGGTCAGCCGTGA
- the rpmF gene encoding 50S ribosomal protein L32 yields the protein MPVPKRKTSRSNTRHRRSQWKTTVPNLVTCTRCQSKRLAHTACPTCGTYAKRRVLDV from the coding sequence GTGCCAGTACCAAAGCGGAAGACGTCGCGCTCCAACACCCGTCACCGACGTTCACAGTGGAAGACCACTGTCCCCAACCTGGTGACATGCACTCGCTGCCAGTCCAAGCGTCTTGCGCACACGGCCTGCCCGACCTGCGGCACCTACGCCAAGCGTCGCGTTCTGGACGTCTAG
- a CDS encoding phosphopantetheine-binding protein, with protein sequence MIDEVELALTRVLGHPVTLRADTPLENLGHWPLIAVLVARALRESTGISLSDRQLQDVQTAGELAVALESARP encoded by the coding sequence GTGATTGACGAAGTCGAGCTGGCACTGACACGCGTGCTGGGGCATCCTGTGACACTGCGCGCGGACACTCCATTGGAGAATCTGGGCCACTGGCCCTTGATTGCCGTACTCGTTGCTCGCGCACTACGTGAATCAACAGGAATCTCCCTCAGCGATCGTCAACTTCAGGACGTACAGACGGCCGGCGAACTGGCCGTCGCACTGGAATCCGCGCGTCCATGA
- the rnc gene encoding ribonuclease III produces the protein MQLDVDVTEDLLDLALTHRSYAYEHGGIPDNERLEFLGDSVLGILVTDELYRRFPDLAEGQLAKIRAAVVNARALAQVARSLDLGSYLLLGRGEIGTGGDDKSSILADSTEAVIGAIYLTSGLDGVGKFIHRIFDPMIIASADLGAGLDWKTSLQEVCASQERGAPIYAVQDSGPDHAKEFHAEVLVADIVLGTGDGRSKKIAEQQAAEMAYRALTSDA, from the coding sequence ATGCAGCTGGATGTGGATGTCACCGAAGACCTGCTTGATCTTGCGCTGACCCATCGCTCATATGCCTACGAACACGGCGGAATCCCAGACAACGAGCGCCTGGAGTTCCTTGGCGACTCCGTTCTGGGGATTCTCGTCACAGACGAGTTGTATCGCCGTTTTCCCGACTTGGCAGAAGGGCAGCTGGCGAAGATTCGCGCGGCAGTGGTCAATGCCCGCGCCTTGGCACAGGTTGCGCGCTCATTGGATCTCGGCTCATATCTCCTACTGGGCCGCGGAGAGATAGGCACGGGCGGTGATGACAAGTCATCGATCCTGGCCGACAGCACCGAAGCTGTGATTGGTGCTATCTACCTGACGAGCGGTCTGGATGGAGTTGGCAAATTCATCCATCGAATCTTCGATCCCATGATCATCGCGTCGGCTGATCTTGGTGCGGGACTGGATTGGAAGACTTCACTACAGGAGGTGTGTGCATCCCAGGAGCGGGGCGCGCCCATCTACGCGGTCCAGGATTCCGGGCCCGACCATGCCAAGGAGTTTCATGCTGAGGTCTTGGTTGCTGACATTGTGCTGGGTACTGGTGATGGGCGCTCAAAGAAGATCGCAGAGCAACAGGCAGCAGAAATGGCATATCGCGCGCTGACTTCTGATGCCTGA